Sequence from the Priestia megaterium genome:
TAACGGCTGATGTAGAAAAAGTAATGCGTGCCGTAGCACGAGCTCATAAAAAAACGGGCGTGCCGATTATGACCCATTCACATCCTGCAAGCGGTACAGGCTTAAAGCAGCTTGACATCTTACTGGATGAAGGCGCTAATCCAAATCAAATTCTGATTGGACATACGGGAGATACGGATAATCTCGAGTATATTTCAAACATATTAAATCAAGGCGCTTTTATCGGGATGGACCGCTACGGCCTGACAAGAGAGTGTTCAACTGAAAATAGAAATGAAACAGTTATTGAGTTAGCTAAACAAGGATATTCAAACCGCATGTTTCTATCACAAGACTACTGCTGTACAATGGACTGGTTTCCTGAAGGCGTGATTGAAGAGCGTTTTCCAAAATGGTCGATGAGCTTTGTATTAGAAGAAGTCGTGCCTGAGTTAAAAAGAAAAGGCGTAACGGAACAGCAGATTCAGCACATGCTTTTTGATAACGCTCGCTGCTGGTTTGAAGGAAAGTAATTGGGATATTCTTTTTCTTTACTATAAAAAACCCCCACTGCGCAAGCATACAGTGGGGGTTTTTTCGGGCATTATTGATAAAGCATTTTATACCTGCGTTAACCAGTTTTTCTTAATAATTTTTGCTTTTCTTTGCTCTTTTTTATCATAAAGTTTACACCAGACAGGCATAACCCAACGGCTATTCCTACTGTTAAGTTTGTAAACACCGTTAACAAAAAGGTCGTGAGTAAAATCAGCGAATGAAATGATCTTTCTTTTACCATCTTTAAAAACTGTTCTTTTTTACTTATGTTCCATGCTACGACCATCAAAACTGGCGCGAGACTGGCAAGCGCCACGTATGAAGCGTACGGAGCGAGCACTAGCAGCACAATCAACACAAAGATAGCATGCGTGATTCCTGCAATTGGAGATGAAGCGCCGTTTTTAATATTGGTAACGGTTCTTGCAATCTCTCCTGCCGCGGGAATACCTGAAAACATCGGCGTTACCATGTTTACGATTCCCTGGCCAATCAGTTCTTTTTTGCTGCTGTGCTTTGATTTTGTCATTTCATCTGCAACGCGAGCTGTCAGTAAAGATTGTAACCCTACAAGTATAGCAATCACAAATGCAGAAGGTAAAAGAGTTACCACCCTCTCCACTGTTATATCTGGAAACGCTGGCGCCGGGAAATGACGAGGTATCTCTCCGTAAATGGAACCAATGGTTTCAAACTGATTTGCAAAGAAAAAAGATGCCAAGCCCGTTGATACAATAATTCCAAGTAAATAGGACATTCCCAACGACTTAGGTGAAAAGTAAAGAACAATTAAAATCGTAGCTAAGCACAATCCTGCTGTAGCGATACTATAGATGTTGATGAAGTGTAAATTACCAAAGATCTCTTTTATATTTAAATGAAAATACTGATATTTTTCAATAGCGTGTAATCCAAGGAAGTTTGGAATCTGCCCGCTAAAGATAATCAGCGCAATTCCCGACTGAAATCCTACAATAATAGAGGACGGAAAATACTTGATTAAAGCTCCTACTTTACATAGCGCAAAGATAATGAGGAGAATTCCGGACATAAAGCCGGCAATTAATAAGTTTTCATAGCCATATTGCAACACAATCCCTAATAAAACAGGAACAAACGCACCGGTAGGTCCCGCGATTTGAAACCTACATCCACCTAAAATAGCAATTAACAATCCCGCTACAATCGTTGTATAAAGTCCTGTAACAGGCGATATTCCAGAAGCTATCGCAAACCCTAATCCCAAAGGTATAGCTATAATACCAACAACGATACCCGATAGTATATCTTTCTTCAAATGATGCAAGGAGTAATTTCGAAAAACCTCTAGATTCATAAGTGTACATCAGCCTCCATTTTAAGTAGTGAGGTTACCCATTCGTATTTTCGTCATACAACCTTATTGAGCTTTCTCAAAATAAGGTGGGCTACTCGATTACTTCTATCTTAAAGGAGACAACTTACAAAAAAATAAAGAGGAAATTAGAAGTTTCTTAGCAAGTTATTAAAATTTTCTTAAAAATTCTTGCTATTTATTCTTTTAGTTATTTTTTAGATAGAGCTAGGTAAAACCGGTACGCTTTTATCAATATAAGGCTTTAAGAGCTATAAACTGAGCGAATAATGAAGTCTTTGTTCACGTAGACCCTAGGTAGAGGCTTGAAACAGAGTCTTCTAGGCATGCAATTTTTGATACTTATCGCTTTTAGTAAATAAATCTTTTTTACTCAACTACGCTATAAATGTAGAAATAAAAACAACTAGACCCTATAGTAGCTATAGGGTCAATGATTATATTTATTAACAGCTCAGATTATAACTAAATGTTCCTTTTCCAACATTTTGATCTAATCCATTGATAGTTAGCTTGCGCTGCTCTTTTTCCGGAAGGTAAAACGTAATCTGATTATAAGGTAATTCATAAGAACCTTCCTTGTTAATTTTTATTTGAATCTCATCTTCTGTAGTTTCCATATCAACATTAATGTACGCAAATGTGTGCAAATATTCGTTTGTTAACCCATCATCTTCGTATAAGCTATAAGAAGACTTCCCTTTTCCTCTACAAGGAAATAATAAAAATCCTCTTTCATCCATATTTTTCGTTGAAAAAGTAACTTCTGCTTGATTAATCGGAATGATTGCTCCCGCCTTAGCTAGTAACGGCGTGTAGTGTAAAGGTGCCGGAATTTCAACCTTCTTTCCTCCTTCATACCATGTTCCAATATGAAAATCGTACCACCCGCCAGGATTATTTGGCAAATACACTTCTCTCTCTTTCTTCCCTTTTTCAACAACGGATGCAACCAAAAGAGACTCGCCTAACATAAAATCATCATTTTCCTCAAAGGTAGTTTCATCATGTTCAAAATCATAAAAAGTGGGCCTTATAATAGGATGGTAGCTATTATAGGTCTGATGCAACTCACTATAAAGATATGGAATGATTTTTGTTCTAAATTTAATTAATTCCCTAATTGAGCCTAGAACTTCAGGATACATCCACGGTTCATTAACTGTTTGGTCATCGTTCCAAGAGTGTATAGTGAACCTTGGATGAACAATTCCATTTTGTATCCATCTTACGAATAGTTCAGGTTCAGGAGCAGGACCTGAAAATCCGCCTACATCATGTCCAAAATTATAAATACCCGATAAACTTAGTCCTATCCCCATCTTAATATTGAATTTCAATGTTTTCCAACTGGTGCGATTATCGCCTGTCCAAGTTTGCACATAACGATGCATTCCCACAGAGCCAGATCGTGATATTAAATAAGGACGCAACTGAGGATTATGCTCCAACTGTGCTTCATAGGAAGCCTTCATCATGAGCAGTGGATGAAGTGCACGAATGAGCTCAAACTCTTTTTGGTTTCCAAAACCGTGACAGGTGGCATCCTTACTCCAGATTTCAAACTCATTATTGTCATTCCAAGTGGAATCAATTCCATAATCCAATAGCTTTTCTTTTACTTGGTCTTTCCACCAGTCGTAGGTTTCTTTATTGGTAAAATCTAAATAGGCACCTATTTCATCCCAAAATTGTGCCATTTCAGGTTCTTCGTTATGACCATTTGTTATAAACATCTTTTTTTCTTTTAACTCATTAAATAAGGGATGATCTTTTAATAAACAAGGCTTAATATTTGCACATAAACGTAGACCCTTATCATGAAAGTCGTTTACCATCTTTTTTGGTGAAGGAATTTTTGATTGATTCCAATTAAACACATAACGCTTATCTTCAATTGACGTATAGCCCGACGACAACTGGAATGAATCACATAAGATATCATGTTTTTCACACAGCTTTAAGAATTCGTTCAACTGCATTTGTGCATCTGGAGCATCGGTATAACTCATTGTCGATCCAGAATACCCCAAGCTCCACTTCGGTGGAAAGATTGTTTGTCCAGTTAACCATGAAAATTTCCGAGTAACATCTTTAACTTTCGGTCCTCCAATAATATAATAATCTAAATCACCGTTTTTAGCTTGATAGTATCTGTATAGCTCATGATAGTTATCGAGTTCCGTACCTAGTTCGAAAATTGAACTGGACAAATTATCATAAAAGATCCCAAATGAAAATCCTGTTTTTTTATGCCTTGTGATGTAAAAAGGAATATGTTTATAAAGAGGGTCGCTATATTCTGCATCATACCCCATTGCATCAATTGACTGCATCCGATAACGCTTTCCATGTTTATCAACTGAACCTGTCTTTTCTCCCAATCCAAAATATTGTTCATTTAAATCACGCTTTAAATAATGAACGATCCCCTCACCAAGTGAACCATCAAGATTATACGCCTGAGTTTTTCGGTCATTCGCAAAATTCACCCACCCAGAATCCTCGCGGTAAAACCAGCTAATCTTAAATCCATCTAAATCAACATTAAGCTTTAACGCTGAAGTTTCTACGGTGCATTCACTGTTATTATTACTAAATTCATAGCTTGGTAGTGAAAAACCGCTTGTATCCAAACGTTTGCGCCCCTCCAATGGAACATCTACCTGCCCGGGTGCGACACTCCAAGTTTTATCTAGTTGTAATTCCTCACCGTCTGTAAACAAAATCCTGATAATGTCTGTTTCAAGTATCATAATTTTCGCATATATGTTATTCTCTGCTAGTTCAAATTGAAGAATGTTATCAGTTTCATTTATGAAAGTAAATTGATAATTTCCCTTAATACTCATGTGGTATCTCCTTTACTATGCATGTATTATAAAATAGTATGTCAAACTGCTCTCTAATAAGAGTTTATAAATATTGTCTTTAGTAGCTCCTATTAAAAAATACTTTTTTATCAAATCTTCTTTTTTAGTTAAAGTTGCTTCTCTCTTTCAAATCGGCAACAATTTTACTGTATAAGTTATCTGTAAGGTTATAAAAGAAAAATAAAATGATTAACCCAATAATATTAAGAGACGCCGGAGCAAGAAATAATAACCCTTTAAGACCTAACAATGTATCTGAAGACTGCTGAATATTTGGAACGTACCCAATTAAACTCAGTGCAACTCCTGGAATAAAACCTGCCAGCGCCTGCGCAAGCTTTCGGAAGAAACTGTATGTTGAGTAAACAATGCCTTCTGTACGTTCTCCCGAATTCCACTCATGATAGTCAATGGAATCAGCAATCATTACCCACGGTAGACCAAGCGCAAATGCTAATGCAAAGTTTCCTAATGAAAAAATAGTTAAAAATGTTACTGTACTGGTTGGTAATACAAAATTTAAAACATCACAGGCAACGCAAACTAAAAGCCCAAGCATAAAAGTATTTTTCTTCCCGATTCTTTTTACCATTGCTGGGATAAACATTGAACCAACTACGGCAAGCCCTATACTTAAAAAGGAAAGTATTGACATTAATTCCGGACTTTTTAAATTATACTCCAAATAGTACAACTGAACAGCGTTGCGAATATTTGAAGAAGCAATCATGAATAACGCTGCTAAACACAATACAATAAGAGGACGATTTGAAAACAATGCTTTGAATAGTTTAGATAAAGGCACCTTTTCTTTTCTTGGTGCTCTAATGACATTTTCTTTAGTATTACGATAGCAAATCAAATGAAATAATATTCCGAATATTGACATTACAGATATAGCTACGATGTACCCGACTTCTTTATTAGCAAATTGTAGTACAATAGGAATTACTACTACTCCTGAAATAAGAAGAGCTGTTTGACTACCAATTGCTCTAAATGAACCTAAAGATGCACGGTCAATTGGATCTTGTGTCATCGCTGCAGACAAAGAACCATATGGAATATTAACGAATGAATAGGCTAGCCCGAATCCCATATAGGTAGCGAATGCCCAAATAATCTTTCCTGTGTCTGAAAAGTTTGGAGCCAAAAACGAAATGACTGTCATTAATGCCAGGGGAACTGTGCCCCATAAAATGAATGGTCGGAACTTTCCTCTTTTTGAGATATTTGTTCTTGAATCTACAAATGCACCAACACTTGTATCCGCAAATGCGTCAAATATTTTAGAAATTAAAAATACCAGCCCTCCCCAGTAAGCAGAGATTCCCAAAACATCTGTATAAAATTTTAGAAGGTATAACTGCCCCATATCAAACATAAGTCCGTTACCAATATCACCAAAACCATAAGACATCTTTTCTTTGAAAGTTAGCTTTTTAGAAACAGTAACTACTGGCCTTTTACTTGGAACCACTGGTAATGCCATATAACTATCCCCTCTTTCTCTCATTTACAATCCCCTTTTTGTAAACCCTTTCATTAAGAAGCAGACATAGATGTTTAATACTTAAAATCTACCACACGCCTTTCAGATTTCCATTTTTAAGCTAGTAGCCCACAAGCTTAAAGCATCAATTTTCTCTTTTCTTTAACTCTTTCCATACTTGTTCATATACTTTTTTTAAAGGAACGCTGTAATTTTCAGCAATGGACTTACAGTCTTCAAATTCTGGTGCCCTTTGTACAACTTCACCTTTCATGATTCCGATTTTTACTGTAACAATTCCCCATTCTGTTTCTACTTTATGGAATTCTCGTTCCAGCCGGTGAACCGATAATGGATAATAGCGAATTCCCAATGTTGTTGTTTCCTTAAATAAAATCTCCTTTATCTTATCTACATACGCTTCTGCACAAAGCAGCTGAAGTAAAACACCCGGCCTGTTTTTTTTCATGTAAATAGGCGTGTAAAAGACGTCGTTGGCTCCGGACTCTAAAAGCAAGTCCATAACATACCCCAGCAACTCCCCAGAAATATCGTCGAGGTTCACTTCCATTTTTATCATTTTACGATCAATGTGCTCTGAATTAAGAGGAATGTGTGAAGGCAAAATAGTCTCTCCTTTCTTTTAGTTCTTGTTTAGTTTGAGATACGATACTTCAAATTTTCAATCTTCCTCACCAATAATTACTCGGAGCACATTAGGATGTTTTTCAAAATCTTTTGTTCCTGCTCCATACCCGACTGATTGTACTGTCATAGAAGGAACTGTGCAGAATTCTTCTGAAAGTACTGACACAATAGCTGCACCTGTAGGCGTGGTTAGCTCGCTTTTTATACTGCTTTGCTGAAGAGGAACACCCTTTAATATCTCTAAAGTAGCAGGTGCAGGGATTGGATAAATGCCATGATCAATATGCACTTTGCCAGTACCTACACAAACAGGTGATGATTTTATTTTTTGAATTTCTAATTTATTTATCAAAATAGAAGCTCCTACAATATCTATAATAGAGTCCACCGCCCCGACTTCGTGAAAGTGTACTTTTTCTAAAGAAATACCGTGAATGAGACCTTCCGCTTCTCCAATTTTTCTAAAAATGTTTAATGAAGTCTCTTTCACTTCTTGAGATAACTGACTTCTCTCGATTAGCTTTACAATATCTTGATAGGCACGATGACTATGGTGATGGCTGTGTTCGTGCTGATGGTCGCCATGTTCATGTTGATGATCATGTTCATGTTTGTGCTGATGGTCGCTATGTTCATGTTGATGATCATGTTCATGTTTGTGCTGATGGTCGCTATGTTCATGTTGATGATCATGTTCATGTTCGTGCTGATGGTCGCTATGTTCATGTTGATGATCATGTTCAGCAGCATACTTGTGCTCAACTGTCTCTGTTAACTCTACATCAAACTTCGTACTAGAGATTCCATTTTTCACGACTTTTCTCCAGCTCAATTTATACTCTTCAGAAATATTTAGTTTTTGAAGCTCCTCTTCTAAAAGAATTGAATCTCCTCCAGCATCAATAAGTGCACCAATGAACATGTCACCACTAATACCTGAAAAGCAGTCAAGATAAAGCGTTCTCATTATGTTTAGCTCCTTTTTGAATTAATCGGTGAATCAAAGCAGCGTTGTAAGCAGCGCCGAACCCATTATCAATATTAACTACGCTAATTCCGGAAGAACATGAATTTAGCATAGTTAACAAAGCTGATAATCCGTTAAAATTTGCTCCATAACCAATGCTAGTAGGCACAGCAATGACTGGATGGGAAACCAGTCCACCCACAACGCTTGGAAGAGCTCCTTCCATACCAGCTACGACCACTGTTACAGTAGCATTTTGAATCTCTTCAATATTATTTAAGAGTCGATGAATACCAGCTACTCCTACATCATAAATACGTCGAACTTTACAGCCGAGTATTTCTGCAGTTACTGCAGCTTCTTCTGCTACAGGCAAGTCAGAGGTTCCTGCACAAACAACAGCAATATACCCTTCAAAAGAAGAATCCTGATCTGAGTCCTTCCAAAAAAGGATTTTTGCTACTTCGCTGTATGTAAAACTTGGACATGCATCAAGCACTTGATTTGCTTTTTCTTTTGATATCCGTGTCACAAGTACAGACTTATCTTTCAGTTGTAACGCTTTAATAATAGAAATGATTTGTTCCGCTGTTTTCCCTTCACCAAATACTACTTCTGAAAAACCTTGACGTTTTTTTCGATGATAATCTACCTTAGCAAACCCTAGATCTTCATATGTAGCTAACTCTTTTTCAGCATCTCCCACAGTTAGTTTCCCTTGCTGAACTTGTTTCAAAATTTCTTTTATCATTGTTTGTCACACACCTTAGATTGTTTATTCAGTGAAGTTTAGTGTCACTATTCCACTTTTGACAAAGCTTGATTCATACTACCACTTTGATACCCAGTCAAATCTAATGTAATATATTTATAGCCTAGTCCCTTCAATTGCCTAGTAATGATATTGTTTTTTTCCATAATAAAGTTCATATCCTGAGGTTCCACTTCAATTCTAGCAATCTCTTTATGAGTTCGAACTCTCACTTGACCAACACCCAGCTCTTTTAAATAGGCCTCTGCTTTTTCTACTTTGGTTAATTTTTCTTTCGTAATATACTCCCCGTAAGCAATTCTAGAAGATAAGCAAGCAAACGAAGGCTTATTCCAAGTTGGTAACCCTAATTGCTGAGATAACTCTCTAATT
This genomic interval carries:
- a CDS encoding glycoside-pentoside-hexuronide (GPH):cation symporter: MRERGDSYMALPVVPSKRPVVTVSKKLTFKEKMSYGFGDIGNGLMFDMGQLYLLKFYTDVLGISAYWGGLVFLISKIFDAFADTSVGAFVDSRTNISKRGKFRPFILWGTVPLALMTVISFLAPNFSDTGKIIWAFATYMGFGLAYSFVNIPYGSLSAAMTQDPIDRASLGSFRAIGSQTALLISGVVVIPIVLQFANKEVGYIVAISVMSIFGILFHLICYRNTKENVIRAPRKEKVPLSKLFKALFSNRPLIVLCLAALFMIASSNIRNAVQLYYLEYNLKSPELMSILSFLSIGLAVVGSMFIPAMVKRIGKKNTFMLGLLVCVACDVLNFVLPTSTVTFLTIFSLGNFALAFALGLPWVMIADSIDYHEWNSGERTEGIVYSTYSFFRKLAQALAGFIPGVALSLIGYVPNIQQSSDTLLGLKGLLFLAPASLNIIGLIILFFFYNLTDNLYSKIVADLKERSNFN
- a CDS encoding glycoside hydrolase family 31 protein; this translates as MSIKGNYQFTFINETDNILQFELAENNIYAKIMILETDIIRILFTDGEELQLDKTWSVAPGQVDVPLEGRKRLDTSGFSLPSYEFSNNNSECTVETSALKLNVDLDGFKISWFYREDSGWVNFANDRKTQAYNLDGSLGEGIVHYLKRDLNEQYFGLGEKTGSVDKHGKRYRMQSIDAMGYDAEYSDPLYKHIPFYITRHKKTGFSFGIFYDNLSSSIFELGTELDNYHELYRYYQAKNGDLDYYIIGGPKVKDVTRKFSWLTGQTIFPPKWSLGYSGSTMSYTDAPDAQMQLNEFLKLCEKHDILCDSFQLSSGYTSIEDKRYVFNWNQSKIPSPKKMVNDFHDKGLRLCANIKPCLLKDHPLFNELKEKKMFITNGHNEEPEMAQFWDEIGAYLDFTNKETYDWWKDQVKEKLLDYGIDSTWNDNNEFEIWSKDATCHGFGNQKEFELIRALHPLLMMKASYEAQLEHNPQLRPYLISRSGSVGMHRYVQTWTGDNRTSWKTLKFNIKMGIGLSLSGIYNFGHDVGGFSGPAPEPELFVRWIQNGIVHPRFTIHSWNDDQTVNEPWMYPEVLGSIRELIKFRTKIIPYLYSELHQTYNSYHPIIRPTFYDFEHDETTFEENDDFMLGESLLVASVVEKGKKEREVYLPNNPGGWYDFHIGTWYEGGKKVEIPAPLHYTPLLAKAGAIIPINQAEVTFSTKNMDERGFLLFPCRGKGKSSYSLYEDDGLTNEYLHTFAYINVDMETTEDEIQIKINKEGSYELPYNQITFYLPEKEQRKLTINGLDQNVGKGTFSYNLSC
- a CDS encoding SulP family inorganic anion transporter, encoding MNLEVFRNYSLHHLKKDILSGIVVGIIAIPLGLGFAIASGISPVTGLYTTIVAGLLIAILGGCRFQIAGPTGAFVPVLLGIVLQYGYENLLIAGFMSGILLIIFALCKVGALIKYFPSSIIVGFQSGIALIIFSGQIPNFLGLHAIEKYQYFHLNIKEIFGNLHFINIYSIATAGLCLATILIVLYFSPKSLGMSYLLGIIVSTGLASFFFANQFETIGSIYGEIPRHFPAPAFPDITVERVVTLLPSAFVIAILVGLQSLLTARVADEMTKSKHSSKKELIGQGIVNMVTPMFSGIPAAGEIARTVTNIKNGASSPIAGITHAIFVLIVLLVLAPYASYVALASLAPVLMVVAWNISKKEQFLKMVKERSFHSLILLTTFLLTVFTNLTVGIAVGLCLSGVNFMIKKSKEKQKLLRKTG
- a CDS encoding phosphotriesterase family protein; protein product: MTFINSVTGPVKASELGLTLIHEHMRVRSESVYAQFPHLYDEEQEVAKAVEQVNRAKELGVKTICDPTVMEQGRDIRFIERIARETDTQIIAATGIYTYNYIPTHFQTRSIDYMADLFVRDIEVGIQNTSIKAGFLKCATDAPGVTADVEKVMRAVARAHKKTGVPIMTHSHPASGTGLKQLDILLDEGANPNQILIGHTGDTDNLEYISNILNQGAFIGMDRYGLTRECSTENRNETVIELAKQGYSNRMFLSQDYCCTMDWFPEGVIEERFPKWSMSFVLEEVVPELKRKGVTEQQIQHMLFDNARCWFEGK
- the larB gene encoding nickel pincer cofactor biosynthesis protein LarB, whose product is MIKEILKQVQQGKLTVGDAEKELATYEDLGFAKVDYHRKKRQGFSEVVFGEGKTAEQIISIIKALQLKDKSVLVTRISKEKANQVLDACPSFTYSEVAKILFWKDSDQDSSFEGYIAVVCAGTSDLPVAEEAAVTAEILGCKVRRIYDVGVAGIHRLLNNIEEIQNATVTVVVAGMEGALPSVVGGLVSHPVIAVPTSIGYGANFNGLSALLTMLNSCSSGISVVNIDNGFGAAYNAALIHRLIQKGAKHNENALS